One Alnus glutinosa chromosome 3, dhAlnGlut1.1, whole genome shotgun sequence genomic region harbors:
- the LOC133865059 gene encoding 25.3 kDa vesicle transport protein SEC22-1: MVKLTMIARVTDGLPLAEGLDDGRDSNDAEFYKQQVKALFKNLSRGQNEASRMSVETGPYIFHYIIEGRVCYLTMCDRAYPKKLAFQYLEDLKNEFERVNGSQIETAARPYAFIKFDTFIQKTKKLYQDTRTQRNISKLNDELYEVHQIMTRNVQEVLGVGEKLDQVSEMSSRLTSESRIYADKARDLNRQALIRKWAPVAIVFGVVFLLFWVKTKIW, encoded by the exons ATGGTGAAGTTGACGATGATTGCTCGCGTCACTGATGGTCTTCCACTAGCAGAGGGGCTTGATGATGGCCGTGATTCAAACGATGCTGAATTCTACAAACAGCAAGTCAAGGCATTGTTTAAAAACCTTTCAAGAGGCCAGAACGAGGCTTCAAGGATGTCAGTTGAAACTGGCCCTTATATTTTCCA TTACATAATTGAAGGACGTGTTTGCTACTTGACAATGTGTGACCGTGCTTATCCTAAAAAACTTGCCTTTCAATACCTTGAAGACCTCAAGAATGAATTTGAGCGCGTTAATGGGTCTCAAATTGAAACTGCTGCCAGACCTTATGCCTTCATTAAATTTG acacattCATACAGAAAACGAAGAAACTGTATCAGGACACTCGTACTCAGCGGAATATTTCAAAGTTGAATGATGAACTCTATGAAGTCCACCAAATAATGACTCGCAATGTTCAGGAAGTTCTTGGTGTTGGTGAAAAGTTGGATC AGGTCAGTGAAATGTCAAGTCGATTAACATCAGAATCTCGTATATATGCTGATAAGGCAAGAGACTTAAACCGACAG GCATTAATACGGAAGTGGGCCCCTGTTGCCATTGTGTTTGGAGTTGTCTTCCTCCTCTTCTGGGTCAAAACAAAGATCTGGTGA
- the LOC133864299 gene encoding zinc finger CCCH domain-containing protein 62-like isoform X2, which produces MEVSEQSKDDQFEGDEDYSESGGSDPDSDEDPSYSILEETHAKFSNLSIKKKKSKARIAEDMNMGSKGDPHEVGVVAPELDEEDVKSFDKVQKIIEDGQLEKLKVDQCKVYLRKNGLRLTGNKDTLIQRIKEHREIVNGGEKKYPVSSFVLNCKGDACTGDVVMFEQNVYEMFNIASRSASGPPCGTRIVAGRIVKESYGAAKQQHTFTIEVLWSKGEKPLPPLHPLLIKGRNLYRLKTLRQRWEDERERQKVLMDKHSRGSFARSDREARIQEKELRKVLKATRISRKEESNRNHSQFNSSSADAIEPLQSGKPAVSQQQLGVSISGKLAMRYQQPGLFGDLGKPTMQAQPADLSLEPRQAAIRRNYHHQSSQNTVECRRGSNTERLYSGCQEVPHLRGNEFHAHYKRPNFHHNDHRVPVNKYPNIHATRGSSDRIYHRQPLANMKFFPPTNPLPRHGHTQPQLCRYYAQGRRCHFGDNCKFAHESRRIFQ; this is translated from the exons ATGGAGGTCTCTGAGCAGTCCAAAGATGACCAATTTGAAGGAGATGAAGACTACAGTGAAAGTGGAGGCTCCGACCCAGATTCGGATGAAGACCCTAGTTACAGCATTCTTGAAGAAACCCATGCCAAGTTCTCTAACCTCtcaatcaagaagaagaaatcaaagGCTCG GATTGCTGAAGATATGAATATGGGTAGTAAGGGAGATCCACATGAGGTGGGGGTGGTTGCGCCAGAACTTGATGAGGAAGACGTGAAAAGCTTTGATAAAGTGCAAAAGATCATTGAAG ATGGTCAGCTAGAGAAACTGAAAGTCGACCAGTGTAAGGTTTATCTGAGGAAGAATGGATTGAGACTGACTGGCAATAAAGATACGCTCATTCAGCGCATTAAGGAGCATAGAGA AATTGTAAATGGAGGGGAGAAGAAATACCCTGTCTCTAGTTTTGTATTGAATTGTAAAG GTGATGCATGCACTGGTGATGTTGTTATGTTTGAGCaaaatgtttatgaaat GTTCAATATCGCATCCCGAAGTGCCAGTGGTCCTCCTTGTGGCACAAGGATTGTTGCAGGTCGCATCGTGAAAGAAAGTTATGGTGCTGCCAAGCAACAGCATACTTTCACG ATAGAAGTACTCTGGAGCAAGGGAGAGAAGCCACTCCCTCCACTTCATCCCCTCCTAATTAAGGGTCGAAACCTTTACCGGTTGAAGACTTTGAGACAG AGATGGGAAGATGAAAGGGAGAGGCAGAAAGTTCTGATGGACAAGCACTCCAGGGGGTCTTTCGCAAGATCTGATAGAGAAGCACGGATCCAAGAGAAGGAATTGAGGAAAGTGCTCAAGGCAACTAG GATCTCAAGAAAGGAGGAGTCAAATAGGAACCACTCTCAGTTCAATTCATCCTCAGCTGATGCAATCGAGCCGCTACAGTCAG GGAAACCTGCAGTTTCCCAGCAGCAGCTTGGTGTATCAATTTCTGGGAAACTAGCAATGAGATATCAGCAGCCGGGGTTGTTCGGTGATTTAGGAAAGCCAACGATGCAAGCTCAACCAGCAGATTTGTCTCTTGAACCAAGACAGGCGGCAATACGACGTAATTATCACCACCAATCTTCTCAGAACACAGTTGAGTGTAGGCGTGGTAGTAATACAGAAAGATTGTACAGTGGCTGTCAGGAGGTTCCTCACCTAAGAGGTAATGAATTTCATGCACATTACAAGCGGCCTAACTTTCACCACAATGACCATCGAGTTCCTGTTAATAAATATCCAAATATTCACGCAACAAGAGGGTCATCAGACAGGATTTATCATAGACAGCCATTGGCAAACATGAAATTCTTTCCGCCAACGAATCCATTGCCAAGGCATGGCCACACGCAACCACAGCTGTGCCGATATTATGCTCAAGGGAGGAGGTGCCATTTTGGAGATAATTGCAAATTTGCGCACGAATCAAGAAGGATATTCCAGTGA
- the LOC133864299 gene encoding zinc finger CCCH domain-containing protein 62-like isoform X1, with amino-acid sequence MEVSEQSKDDQFEGDEDYSESGGSDPDSDEDPSYSILEETHAKFSNLSIKKKKSKARIAEDMNMGSKGDPHEVGVVAPELDEEDVKSFDKVQKIIEADGQLEKLKVDQCKVYLRKNGLRLTGNKDTLIQRIKEHREIVNGGEKKYPVSSFVLNCKGDACTGDVVMFEQNVYEMFNIASRSASGPPCGTRIVAGRIVKESYGAAKQQHTFTIEVLWSKGEKPLPPLHPLLIKGRNLYRLKTLRQRWEDERERQKVLMDKHSRGSFARSDREARIQEKELRKVLKATRISRKEESNRNHSQFNSSSADAIEPLQSGKPAVSQQQLGVSISGKLAMRYQQPGLFGDLGKPTMQAQPADLSLEPRQAAIRRNYHHQSSQNTVECRRGSNTERLYSGCQEVPHLRGNEFHAHYKRPNFHHNDHRVPVNKYPNIHATRGSSDRIYHRQPLANMKFFPPTNPLPRHGHTQPQLCRYYAQGRRCHFGDNCKFAHESRRIFQ; translated from the exons ATGGAGGTCTCTGAGCAGTCCAAAGATGACCAATTTGAAGGAGATGAAGACTACAGTGAAAGTGGAGGCTCCGACCCAGATTCGGATGAAGACCCTAGTTACAGCATTCTTGAAGAAACCCATGCCAAGTTCTCTAACCTCtcaatcaagaagaagaaatcaaagGCTCG GATTGCTGAAGATATGAATATGGGTAGTAAGGGAGATCCACATGAGGTGGGGGTGGTTGCGCCAGAACTTGATGAGGAAGACGTGAAAAGCTTTGATAAAGTGCAAAAGATCATTGAAG CAGATGGTCAGCTAGAGAAACTGAAAGTCGACCAGTGTAAGGTTTATCTGAGGAAGAATGGATTGAGACTGACTGGCAATAAAGATACGCTCATTCAGCGCATTAAGGAGCATAGAGA AATTGTAAATGGAGGGGAGAAGAAATACCCTGTCTCTAGTTTTGTATTGAATTGTAAAG GTGATGCATGCACTGGTGATGTTGTTATGTTTGAGCaaaatgtttatgaaat GTTCAATATCGCATCCCGAAGTGCCAGTGGTCCTCCTTGTGGCACAAGGATTGTTGCAGGTCGCATCGTGAAAGAAAGTTATGGTGCTGCCAAGCAACAGCATACTTTCACG ATAGAAGTACTCTGGAGCAAGGGAGAGAAGCCACTCCCTCCACTTCATCCCCTCCTAATTAAGGGTCGAAACCTTTACCGGTTGAAGACTTTGAGACAG AGATGGGAAGATGAAAGGGAGAGGCAGAAAGTTCTGATGGACAAGCACTCCAGGGGGTCTTTCGCAAGATCTGATAGAGAAGCACGGATCCAAGAGAAGGAATTGAGGAAAGTGCTCAAGGCAACTAG GATCTCAAGAAAGGAGGAGTCAAATAGGAACCACTCTCAGTTCAATTCATCCTCAGCTGATGCAATCGAGCCGCTACAGTCAG GGAAACCTGCAGTTTCCCAGCAGCAGCTTGGTGTATCAATTTCTGGGAAACTAGCAATGAGATATCAGCAGCCGGGGTTGTTCGGTGATTTAGGAAAGCCAACGATGCAAGCTCAACCAGCAGATTTGTCTCTTGAACCAAGACAGGCGGCAATACGACGTAATTATCACCACCAATCTTCTCAGAACACAGTTGAGTGTAGGCGTGGTAGTAATACAGAAAGATTGTACAGTGGCTGTCAGGAGGTTCCTCACCTAAGAGGTAATGAATTTCATGCACATTACAAGCGGCCTAACTTTCACCACAATGACCATCGAGTTCCTGTTAATAAATATCCAAATATTCACGCAACAAGAGGGTCATCAGACAGGATTTATCATAGACAGCCATTGGCAAACATGAAATTCTTTCCGCCAACGAATCCATTGCCAAGGCATGGCCACACGCAACCACAGCTGTGCCGATATTATGCTCAAGGGAGGAGGTGCCATTTTGGAGATAATTGCAAATTTGCGCACGAATCAAGAAGGATATTCCAGTGA